Genomic DNA from Bacteroides zhangwenhongii:
TGTCAGTTTACAAGCACCTTGTTGAGGAGCGCACCAACCAATACCGTGTGTCAAACCTGAAATATCAACAATTTCTTTAGATTTTACCCATTTGCCTTCTTCGGGTATGGGAGCCGGTCCGTGATTAGGACCCTTCTTTACAACACACATGTGTTCCACTTCGTGTGAATAAGTCATAATTAGCTCTTTTTTAAGTGATATAATTAAAAATACGTAGTCACGATTCTCTAAATCGCCCACAAAGGTAGTCGATTTATTTGTTTCTGCAAACCGCCTTTTATTACTTTTTTGTGAAAAGAGATAAATCCCTTTATGTTTTTCTCAGTTTGTAAAGTCGGGATTGCATTTGCCGAAGTTTAAAGACTGACAAGTGGATTGTAAATGTGCTTACAACGTTTGAGAAACTACTGCTATTATTGGTATTGTCTATTAATGGTAAACTTGTTTTCTTCTTATCGTAAAGTTCTTTTCACCTAATCTCTAAGTTGCTTTAGACTACTGCTAAACTATAAACGAAGGCTTCGTTTTTATAAACGCAATCTTCATTTGTATAATCAAAGCCTTTGTTTTTATAAACGCAACTTTCATTTATAGTTTGTGTGCAATAGAAGTAAATTAATTATCAGTTGAAAGCAACTTTGTCTATGCTGGAGTGAGACTTATCTGGTAGTAAATAAGGGTGATGAACGTGTTGATTTTCGGAAGAGAATAGCAGGATATATTCGTTAAATGGTCTAAGTATGATCATTTATGAGTCGAAATTGAAGTTTTGGTGGAGAAAAGTGCAATTCTTAGAATAAACGGATAAAAGATGATTTTTTGCTGAATTGATTGATTTTCAATATGATAGTTTGATGTGGTGAACGTTGAAAGTGATAATATAGTTCGCTTGTCACTTTATTATCATCCTATTGTCACTGTCTATTGTCATTCTTATCTTTCTTATTATCAGTTGATTAACTCGTAAAAGTGACAAGTGACAATAAAACTGGCGTTTTAAAACCTTATGTAGATGTTAGCTTGTAATTCGTAGGGCTGCAAATTTATTTATGTGTTTCGTACTTGGATATAGGATGAAATTCGTAGCTTTGCACATCATTTATTTGGAAAGAACTATGATAGAAGTAATGGAGTCCGCTTTGCAAAAAGCTGCGGGTGAGGGAATGGATGAATTCATCCAAGTGTTTACCGATAAATATAAGGAGGTGATTGGTGGTGAACTGACTGCCGAAACTATGCCTTTGTTAACGGGGGAGCAACATTCTTTACTCGCTTATCAGATTTTTCGTGACGAGATAATGGTTGGCGGATTTTGTCAGTTGATTCAGAATGGCTATGGCGGATATATTTTTGATAATCCGTTTGCTAAGGTGATGCGTTCATGGGGAGCGGATGAATTGTCGAAATTGGTCTATAAAGCAAAAAAAATATATGATGTCAACCGGAAAGACCTGGAGAAGGAACGGACGGATGATGAATTTATGGCTATGTACGAGCAGTATGAGGCTTTTGATGAGTTGGAAGAGGCTTATTTGGAGATGGAGGAACAGGTTACGGCATTGGTCGCAAGTTATGTGGATGACCATTTAGACCTTTTTGCAAAAATAATAAAAAGATGAATGCAGTATTTTTTAAGTCTTTGCATTTAGTAAGTGTGAATCAGAATTTATATCTTTGCAAAATCTAAAAAATATGTTTATGAAACAGATGAAATTTTTATTGGTAGCTTTGATGGCTGTGGTGATGAGTGTATCGGTGACTTCTTGTATGAATGGAGAAAATAATCCAATTTATACAGGGTTGGCTGTAGCTGAATGTGTTGGTACATATCCTGCTACTTTCTCAGTCTCAAACAATCAGAAATTAGTTGTAAAAGATGCGACCTTGCTTGATTTAAGGTATGGGACAACGTATATGTTTTATTATCAATTTAATACAGAGGAGCAATCTGCTTCTGCAGCTTCAATAACTGTGACACTCTATCAAGGAAGTGCTCCAGTAGCAATTGATGCTGATGATGACGAGGGGCCGGTGGCAAACTCTGCGGATTACGAGGCTGATGCAGCATTGTATTCTTTGGGTACATCTTTATTTCCATCTTCTTTTTTACTTTATAATAAAAAATTGCTGGTTCCCTTTGGTTATTGGGTAAAAGTAGAAGAAAATACTGATAAGCAAAAAGAAGAATTGAATAAGCACTCTTTTGTTTTAACGTATGATGTTACTAACATAGCAAGTGGTGCGAAAACACTTGAATTGACACTTAATCATAAAATTAGTGACGCAGAAGGTGAGAAAGTTACTCGTGACAGGTGGGCGGAAGGCTATAAAGTGTACGATTTGACTACAGCTATAACAGCTTTTAGTGAAAAATCGGGAACAGTACCTACTACTATAAAAATAAAGACGAAACTTAATACATCTACTGGCGGCTCTTTGGAAGGGGCGATAGATGGTACGAACGAGGTAACTTATACTACTGAATAACATTGAACTACAAAGAACTATTTAACATAGCAATGAAATTGATTTCCTCTCCGGCTAAGGCTTGGGAGGAAATTTCTATGGAAGAGGATAGGCGAAAAGTATATATGGCTTTTGTCTATCCTATGATTGGTTTATGCGGTTTGTCCGTATTCATTGGTTCGTTACTGACCAATGGATGGGGAGGTCCGCAAAGTTTCCAGATAGCTATGACCAATTGTTGTGCCGTAGCTGTAGCCCTGTTCGGAGGCTATTTTCTGGCAGCATACGCCATAAATGAGATGGGGACGCGAATGTTTGGTATGCGCAGTGATATACCATTGGCGCAACAGTTTGCAGGATATGCGCTTGTTGTACCATTCCTGCTCCAGATTGTAACCGGACTATTACCTGATTTTAGAATTATTGCTTGGCTGCTGCAATTCTACATCGTATATGTGGTATGGGAAGGGGTTCCCGTATTGATGGGCGTAGAAGAAAAACTGAGATTGAGATACACCCTTTTCTCATCTGCGTTGTTAATACTATGTCCGACGGTGATTCAGATTGTTTTCAATAAACTGACAGCCATACTTAATTAAATATGTGAAGATGAAACAACCCTCTGTAAATATAAAAAATAAACGGGCTACGTTTGATTACGAACTGATAGATACCTATACGGCAGGTATTGTGTTGACAGGTACGGAAATCAAATCCATTCGTCTGGGAAAGGCAAGCCTGGTAGATACGTTTTGTTATTTTGCGAAAGGCGAATTATGGGTGAAGAATATGCACGTCGCCGAGTACTTCTACGGTTCGTATAATAATCATACGGCACGTAGAGAGAGGAAGTTGTTGCTCAACAAAAAAGAATTGGAGAAACTCCAAAGGGAAATGAAGAATCCCGGCTTTACGATTGTTCCCGTGCGTTTGTTTATCAATGAGAAAGGGTTGGCGAAACTCGTAGTTGCCTTAGCGAAGGGTAAGAAAGAATACGATAAACGGGAATCGATCAAAGAGAAAGACGACCGCAGGGATATGGCAAGAATGTTCAAACGATGACATGATAGGATAAATGAAAAAGACAATTTCTCAGATTGTATCCGAACGCATCCTTATCCTGGATGGAGCAATGGGGACAATGATTCAACAATATAACCTCAAGGAAGAAGATTTTCGTGGTGAGCGGTTTGCACATATTCCCGGACAATTGAAAGGAAACAATGACCTGTTGTGTCTGACACGCCCGGATGTGGTTCAGGATATTCACCGTAAATATCTTGAAGCCGGTGCGGATATCATCGAAACGAATACATTCAGTTCGACCACTGTTTCTATGGCTGATTATCACGTGGAGGAATACGTGCGTGAAATGAACCTTGCCGCAGTAAAACTTGCCCGTGAACTAGCCGACGAGTATACAGCGAAGAATCCCGGAAAACCGCGTTTTGTAGCGGGCTCTGTCGGACCTACGAATAAAACCTGTTCCATGAGTCCGGATGTCAACAATCCGGCTTATCGCGCTTTAAGCTATGACGAATTGGCTGCATCCTATCAGCAACAGATGGAGGCTATGCTTGAGGGTGGAGTAGACGCTATCCTGATTGAAACCATATTTGATACGTTGAATGCTAAAGCGGCTATTTTTGCTGCCGGACAAGCAATGAAAACAACAGGTGTCAAAGTACCCGTTATGTTGTCGGTGACCGTATCCGATATCGGTGGAAGAACCTTATCCGGACAGACGTTGGATGCGTTTCTTGCTTCCGTTCAACATGCCGACATCTTTTCCGTAGGTTTGAACTGTTCGTTCGGTGCCCGCCAGCTGAAACCTTTTCTGGAACAATTGGCGGCACGTGCACCTTATTATATAAGTGCTTATCCGAATGCCGGTCTGCCGAATAGTCTGGGCAAGTATGATCAGACTCCTGCGGACATGGCCCATGAGGTGAAAGAATATATTCACGAAGGATTGGTCAATATTATCGGTGGCTGTTGTGGAACAACCGATGCTTACATAGCCGAGTATCCGGCTCTGGTGGAAGGTGCGAAACCTCATATTCCTGTTGCCAAGCCGGATTGTATGTGGCTCTCCGGACTTGAACTGCTGGAAGTGAAACCGGAAATCAATTTTGTGAACGTCGGCGAGCGTTGTAACGTGGCAGGCTCACGCAAATTCCTCCGGCTCATTAATGAGAAGAAATATGATGAGGCCCTTTCCATAGCCCGCCAACAAGTGGAGGACGGAGCTTTGGTGATTGATGTGAATATGGACGACGGACTGTTGGACGCAAAGTCGGAAATGACAACTTTTTTGAATCTCATCATGTCCGAACCGGAGATAGCCCGTGTTCCGGTGATGATCGACTCTTCTAAGTGGGAGGTAATAGAAGCCGGATTGAAATGCCTTCAAGGTAAATCGGTTGTCAACTCTATTTCTTTGAAAGAAGGGGAAGAAGTCTTTCTTGAACATGCCCGGATTGTCAAACAGTATGGCGCTGCTGCCGTAGTAATGGCTTTCGATGAGAAAGGACAGGCGGATACTGCCGCCCGTAAGATAGAGGTTTGCCAACGTGCTTACCACCTTTTAGTAGATAAAGTGGGGTTCAATCCGCATGATATTATCTTTGACCCCAACGTGCTTGCCGTAGCTACAGGGATTGAAGAGCACAATAATTACGCGGTAGATTTTATCGAAGCTACCGGGTGGATAAAACGGAATCTTCCCGGTGCCCATATCAGCGGGGGAGTAAGTAATCTTTCTTTCTCGTTTCGCGGCAATAATTATATTCGTGAAGCGATGCACGCCGTATTCCTTTATCATGCCATTCAGCAGGGAATGGATATGGGTATCGTGAATCCGGGAACCTCTGTTCTGTATAGCGACATTCCAACGGACGTATTGGAGAAGATTGAGGATGTCGTGTTGAACCGTCGTCCGGATGCAGCCGAACGTCTTATTGAGTTGGCGGAATCTTTGAAAGCGACCATGAACGGAACAAACGGACAGACGGCTGTCAAGCAGGATGCATGGAGGGAAGATTCTGTTCAAGAACGTTTGAAGTATGCTTTGATGAAAGGTATCGGTGATTATCTCGAACAGGATCTGGCGGAGGCTTTGCCACTCTATAATAAAGCGGTCGATGTGAT
This window encodes:
- a CDS encoding DMP19 family protein yields the protein MIEVMESALQKAAGEGMDEFIQVFTDKYKEVIGGELTAETMPLLTGEQHSLLAYQIFRDEIMVGGFCQLIQNGYGGYIFDNPFAKVMRSWGADELSKLVYKAKKIYDVNRKDLEKERTDDEFMAMYEQYEAFDELEEAYLEMEEQVTALVASYVDDHLDLFAKIIKR
- a CDS encoding Yip1 family protein yields the protein MKLISSPAKAWEEISMEEDRRKVYMAFVYPMIGLCGLSVFIGSLLTNGWGGPQSFQIAMTNCCAVAVALFGGYFLAAYAINEMGTRMFGMRSDIPLAQQFAGYALVVPFLLQIVTGLLPDFRIIAWLLQFYIVYVVWEGVPVLMGVEEKLRLRYTLFSSALLILCPTVIQIVFNKLTAILN
- the smpB gene encoding SsrA-binding protein, whose protein sequence is MKQPSVNIKNKRATFDYELIDTYTAGIVLTGTEIKSIRLGKASLVDTFCYFAKGELWVKNMHVAEYFYGSYNNHTARRERKLLLNKKELEKLQREMKNPGFTIVPVRLFINEKGLAKLVVALAKGKKEYDKRESIKEKDDRRDMARMFKR
- the metH gene encoding methionine synthase; this translates as MKKTISQIVSERILILDGAMGTMIQQYNLKEEDFRGERFAHIPGQLKGNNDLLCLTRPDVVQDIHRKYLEAGADIIETNTFSSTTVSMADYHVEEYVREMNLAAVKLARELADEYTAKNPGKPRFVAGSVGPTNKTCSMSPDVNNPAYRALSYDELAASYQQQMEAMLEGGVDAILIETIFDTLNAKAAIFAAGQAMKTTGVKVPVMLSVTVSDIGGRTLSGQTLDAFLASVQHADIFSVGLNCSFGARQLKPFLEQLAARAPYYISAYPNAGLPNSLGKYDQTPADMAHEVKEYIHEGLVNIIGGCCGTTDAYIAEYPALVEGAKPHIPVAKPDCMWLSGLELLEVKPEINFVNVGERCNVAGSRKFLRLINEKKYDEALSIARQQVEDGALVIDVNMDDGLLDAKSEMTTFLNLIMSEPEIARVPVMIDSSKWEVIEAGLKCLQGKSVVNSISLKEGEEVFLEHARIVKQYGAAAVVMAFDEKGQADTAARKIEVCQRAYHLLVDKVGFNPHDIIFDPNVLAVATGIEEHNNYAVDFIEATGWIKRNLPGAHISGGVSNLSFSFRGNNYIREAMHAVFLYHAIQQGMDMGIVNPGTSVLYSDIPTDVLEKIEDVVLNRRPDAAERLIELAESLKATMNGTNGQTAVKQDAWREDSVQERLKYALMKGIGDYLEQDLAEALPLYNKAVDVIEGPLMDGMNYVGELFGAGKMFLPQVVKTARTMKKAVAILQPIIESEKTEGTTSAGKILLATVKGDVHDIGKNIVAVVMACNGYDIVDLGVMVPAETIVQRAIEEKVDMIGLSGLITPSLEEMAHVAGELEKAGLDIPLLIGGATTSKMHTALKIAPVYHAPVVHLKDASQNAGVAARLLNPQAKAELVNELETEYRALREKSGLLRRETVSLEEAQKNRLNLF